In one Nostoc sp. KVJ3 genomic region, the following are encoded:
- a CDS encoding ADP-ribosylglycohydrolase family protein — MLTAAKTLSGLMGLCVGDALGVPVEFTSRAERVKSPVTTMLGYGTWNQPPGTWSDDSSLSFCLAECLCRGYSLDAIANSFWRWYKEAYWTPRGDVFDIGQTTHTAIMRLKQGVVPHQAGGKVENSNGNGSLMRILPMAYCHRSLTLGELLARVHDVSAITHAHARSQMACGIYISIAVALLEGADPQTAYLQALQDIQTIYSVREFLLEKPHFGRIFSGEIAKLPVEEINSGGYVIDTLESSLWCLLNSSSYSEAVLKAVNLGGDTDTTAAVTGGLAGIYYGVENIPHKWMNQIARRQDIIYLAERFARAVYS; from the coding sequence ATGCTAACCGCTGCAAAAACGTTGTCTGGTTTGATGGGTTTATGTGTCGGTGATGCATTGGGTGTACCAGTGGAGTTTACTAGCCGTGCTGAACGAGTCAAATCTCCAGTCACAACCATGTTGGGTTATGGCACATGGAATCAACCGCCAGGAACTTGGTCAGATGATAGTTCTTTAAGCTTTTGCTTGGCAGAATGTCTTTGTCGGGGATATTCTTTGGATGCCATAGCCAATTCTTTCTGGCGCTGGTACAAAGAAGCTTACTGGACTCCTCGTGGCGATGTCTTTGATATTGGTCAAACCACCCACACAGCAATTATGCGCCTAAAACAGGGAGTTGTCCCCCACCAAGCGGGCGGTAAGGTTGAAAATAGTAATGGCAATGGTTCGTTGATGAGAATCTTGCCAATGGCTTATTGTCACAGAAGCTTAACTTTAGGCGAATTGCTGGCGCGGGTGCATGATGTTTCGGCAATTACCCATGCTCATGCGCGATCGCAAATGGCCTGTGGCATTTATATTAGTATTGCAGTGGCGCTCTTGGAAGGGGCTGACCCCCAAACAGCTTATTTACAAGCACTGCAAGATATCCAAACAATTTATTCTGTGCGGGAATTTTTGTTAGAGAAACCCCATTTTGGCAGAATTTTCAGTGGTGAGATTGCCAAGTTACCTGTAGAAGAGATTAATTCTGGCGGCTATGTGATTGATACCTTAGAGTCATCCCTGTGGTGCTTATTAAATAGCTCATCTTATTCGGAAGCAGTACTAAAAGCTGTCAACTTAGGCGGAGATACCGATACTACCGCCGCCGTTACCGGTGGGTTAGCAGGGATTTATTACGGGGTGGAAAATATTCCTCACAAATGGATGAACCAAATTGCTCGTAGACAAGACATTATTTACCTAGCAGAGCGTTTTGCAAGAGCTGTCTACAGCTAG
- the sir gene encoding sulfite reductase, ferredoxin dependent, with the protein MVKSAPSPIASRKPSKVEGIKENSNFLREPVATEILEDTTHFTENAVQLLKFHGSYQQDNRDNRTKGQEKDYQFMLRTKNPGGLVPPQLYLALDKIADEYGNHTLRATTRQGFQLHGILKKNLKAAIAAIVNNLGSTLGACGDINRNVMAPPAPFKNRPEYQYAWEYAQNIADLLSPQSGAYYEIWLDGEKAISAEENPEVKAARQRNGNGTIIHDNEEPIYGTHYMPRKFKICVTVPGDNSVDLYSQDLTLVVITNKKGQLEGFNIFAGGGLGRTHGKEETFARLADPIGYVAKDDVYDIVKAIVATQRDYGDRTDRRHARLKYLINDWGVDKFRTQVEEYFGKPVEAFKPLPEFKYHDFLGWNEQGDGKLFLGISIENGRVKDEGSFQLKTALREIVEQFNLPIRLTSNQNLIFYDIEPDSKQAIQEILSRYGVGDDPSKIEPLVRYAMACPALPTCGLAITESERAIPGILERVRALLNKIGLQSEHFVVRMTGCPNGCARPYLAELAFVGSAPESYQVWLGGSPNQTRLAQPYTEKLHHNDLESFLEPIFVYFKKSRKSKESFGDFCDRIGFDAIREFASTYEPQAANGANKSRHRVNLKEEVYSKLKEVAESQGKPMTQLVTEALEAYFQNLS; encoded by the coding sequence ATGGTTAAATCTGCTCCTTCCCCCATCGCCAGCCGTAAGCCTTCCAAAGTAGAAGGAATCAAGGAAAATAGTAATTTTTTGCGTGAACCTGTAGCAACTGAGATCCTTGAAGACACTACTCATTTTACCGAAAATGCGGTGCAGCTTTTGAAGTTTCACGGTTCTTACCAGCAGGATAACCGCGATAACCGCACTAAGGGACAGGAAAAAGATTACCAGTTTATGCTGCGAACAAAAAATCCGGGTGGTTTAGTACCACCGCAGCTGTATTTGGCTTTAGATAAAATCGCTGACGAGTATGGGAATCATACGTTACGAGCAACTACCCGTCAAGGTTTCCAACTGCACGGTATTTTAAAGAAGAATCTGAAAGCAGCGATCGCTGCAATTGTCAACAACTTGGGTTCGACTTTGGGAGCTTGCGGCGACATCAATCGCAACGTGATGGCACCACCAGCCCCCTTTAAGAATCGCCCTGAGTATCAGTATGCTTGGGAATATGCCCAAAATATTGCTGATTTGCTATCACCACAAAGCGGCGCTTATTACGAAATTTGGTTAGATGGGGAGAAAGCAATTAGTGCTGAGGAGAACCCAGAGGTGAAGGCGGCGCGACAGCGTAACGGGAATGGCACAATTATCCATGACAACGAAGAACCGATTTATGGAACTCACTATATGCCCCGCAAGTTCAAAATTTGCGTGACGGTTCCAGGGGATAATTCGGTGGATTTATATTCCCAAGACCTGACTTTGGTAGTGATTACCAATAAAAAGGGACAATTAGAAGGATTTAATATTTTTGCTGGTGGTGGCTTAGGACGGACTCACGGTAAAGAAGAGACTTTTGCTAGGTTAGCAGACCCTATTGGTTATGTAGCGAAAGATGATGTTTACGACATAGTGAAGGCGATTGTTGCGACTCAAAGAGATTATGGCGATCGCACCGACCGTCGTCACGCCAGATTAAAATATTTAATCAACGATTGGGGTGTAGATAAATTCCGCACCCAAGTTGAAGAATATTTTGGGAAACCAGTTGAAGCCTTCAAACCACTGCCAGAGTTTAAATATCACGACTTTCTCGGCTGGAACGAACAAGGTGATGGCAAACTATTTTTAGGCATTTCCATTGAAAATGGTCGAGTCAAGGATGAAGGTTCGTTTCAACTAAAAACTGCCCTGCGGGAAATTGTCGAGCAGTTCAACTTACCCATCCGTCTCACATCCAACCAAAACCTGATTTTTTACGATATCGAACCAGATAGCAAGCAAGCGATTCAAGAAATTCTTAGCCGTTACGGTGTGGGAGATGACCCTAGTAAAATAGAACCTTTAGTGCGGTATGCAATGGCTTGTCCGGCTTTACCTACTTGCGGGTTAGCAATCACCGAATCAGAACGGGCAATACCGGGAATTTTGGAACGGGTTCGCGCTCTATTAAATAAAATAGGTTTACAAAGCGAGCATTTTGTGGTAAGGATGACAGGATGCCCTAATGGTTGCGCTCGTCCCTACTTGGCAGAATTAGCCTTTGTTGGTAGCGCTCCAGAATCTTATCAAGTATGGTTAGGTGGTTCGCCAAATCAGACTCGACTGGCGCAACCTTACACAGAAAAACTGCACCATAATGATTTGGAAAGCTTTTTAGAGCCGATTTTTGTTTATTTTAAGAAATCTCGGAAATCAAAGGAAAGCTTTGGTGATTTTTGCGATCGCATTGGTTTTGATGCCATCCGCGAATTTGCTAGCACTTATGAACCTCAAGCAGCCAATGGTGCAAATAAATCACGCCATCGGGTGAATTTGAAAGAAGAGGTTTATAGCAAGTTGAAGGAAGTAGCAGAAAGCCAAGGTAAACCAATGACTCAGTTGGTGACTGAAGCGCTAGAGGCTTACTTCCAGAATCTTTCCTAA